Proteins from a single region of Pseudopedobacter saltans DSM 12145:
- a CDS encoding TonB-dependent receptor gives MKKLIFFITILIQHNLFAQTLTLRGRITSKEEPVINASIKISGTDKGTISDANGDFQLDKLKEGPHHLIISAVGYQPKKQTVIVNTDSKSINIILEEDNFGLSEVVVTGTMKEMSRSASPIPVEIITPQLFKKNPTPSLFDAIGMVNGVQPQLNCNVCNTGDIHINGMEGPYTMILIDGMPIVSALSTVYGLSGIPNSMVERIEVVKGPASSLYGSEAMGGIINVITKNPDHAPLLSADVFGTYWGEISADAAIKLSAKKSSGLLGLNYFNYRNRIDKNKDNFTDLTLQNRISVFNKWSFHRQDNKLASLAARYVYEDRWGGEMNWNKSFRGSDIVYGESIYTNRAELIGLYQLPTREKIYTQYSYNWHKQDSWYGNTNYDAIQHVGFIQSYWDKEFGKHHNFLLGASFRFTQYDDNTPATASEDGLSNRPSKTPLPGIFIQDEWKIDQKNTLLGGYRFDYDQHHGKIHSPRVAYKLSPNERNTLRASFGTGFRVVNLFTEDHAALTGARKVIIEEELNPERSLNSNLNYVLKVPTENVFMGFDATAFYSFFSNKIVGDFDSNPNEIIYQNLNGHAITKGISLNTDFAFAFPLKVLAGVSYMDVFLKEENDQGELTKVRQLHAPKWSGTFVGSYSFPNKWSADLTGNWYGPMRLPVLHDDFRPEYSPWFLIANIQLNKKLNNGLEFYGGLKNLLNFIPKNPIMRPFDPFDRNIEDPVNNPHGYTFDPSYNYASLQGIRGFIGVRYNLFKQ, from the coding sequence ATGAAGAAGCTAATATTTTTCATCACTATACTTATACAGCACAATTTATTCGCGCAAACCTTAACTTTAAGAGGACGTATTACAAGCAAAGAAGAGCCCGTAATAAATGCTTCCATTAAAATTTCAGGTACCGATAAAGGTACTATATCAGATGCCAATGGAGATTTTCAATTGGACAAATTAAAAGAAGGCCCCCACCATCTTATTATAAGTGCCGTAGGTTATCAGCCTAAAAAACAGACAGTCATTGTTAATACTGATAGTAAATCGATCAACATAATATTAGAAGAGGATAATTTTGGATTAAGTGAAGTAGTTGTTACCGGAACGATGAAAGAAATGAGTCGAAGTGCAAGTCCTATTCCCGTGGAAATCATAACACCACAACTTTTCAAAAAGAACCCAACGCCCAGTTTATTTGATGCTATTGGAATGGTAAACGGAGTGCAACCACAACTAAATTGCAATGTATGTAATACCGGAGATATCCATATTAATGGAATGGAAGGCCCTTATACCATGATCCTGATAGACGGAATGCCTATTGTCAGCGCACTTTCCACAGTGTACGGTTTAAGTGGTATTCCCAACAGCATGGTCGAAAGAATAGAAGTAGTAAAAGGTCCCGCATCATCGCTTTACGGGTCTGAAGCCATGGGTGGAATTATCAATGTAATTACTAAAAACCCCGATCATGCTCCTCTTTTAAGCGCAGATGTTTTTGGTACATACTGGGGTGAAATAAGTGCAGATGCGGCAATTAAACTCAGTGCAAAAAAAAGCAGCGGACTTCTAGGGCTCAACTACTTCAATTATCGCAACAGGATAGACAAGAATAAAGACAACTTTACAGACCTGACATTACAAAACAGAATATCGGTGTTTAATAAATGGAGTTTTCACAGGCAAGATAATAAATTAGCCAGCCTGGCAGCCAGATATGTGTATGAAGACCGTTGGGGAGGCGAAATGAATTGGAATAAAAGTTTCCGCGGGAGCGACATCGTTTACGGAGAAAGTATCTATACCAACAGAGCCGAGTTGATCGGTCTGTATCAGTTACCCACTCGAGAAAAAATTTACACTCAATATTCTTACAATTGGCACAAACAGGACTCCTGGTACGGGAATACCAATTACGATGCTATACAACACGTAGGTTTTATACAGTCCTACTGGGATAAAGAATTTGGTAAACATCATAATTTTCTACTAGGAGCTTCTTTCAGATTTACGCAATACGACGACAACACTCCTGCTACTGCCAGCGAAGACGGGCTTAGTAATCGTCCATCTAAAACACCATTACCCGGCATTTTCATACAGGATGAATGGAAAATAGACCAAAAGAATACGTTGCTTGGCGGTTATAGATTTGATTACGATCAACATCACGGAAAAATACACTCCCCTCGCGTGGCATATAAATTATCTCCAAATGAACGCAATACATTAAGAGCTAGTTTTGGTACAGGGTTTCGTGTGGTTAACCTTTTTACCGAAGATCATGCGGCTTTAACCGGGGCCAGAAAAGTGATTATTGAAGAAGAGTTAAACCCGGAAAGGTCTTTAAACAGCAATCTTAATTATGTTCTGAAAGTTCCTACCGAAAATGTATTTATGGGATTCGATGCCACTGCATTCTATTCTTTTTTTTCGAACAAAATTGTAGGTGATTTTGACAGCAATCCAAACGAAATTATTTACCAGAATCTAAACGGCCATGCTATTACCAAAGGAATTTCTCTTAATACAGATTTTGCATTTGCCTTCCCGCTAAAGGTTTTGGCCGGGGTATCTTATATGGATGTTTTCCTGAAAGAAGAAAACGACCAGGGAGAATTAACTAAAGTAAGACAGCTACACGCCCCTAAATGGTCCGGAACTTTTGTTGGCAGTTACAGTTTTCCCAATAAATGGTCTGCAGACTTAACCGGAAACTGGTATGGGCCAATGCGACTTCCTGTTTTACATGATGATTTCCGACCCGAGTATTCACCATGGTTTCTCATAGCCAATATCCAATTAAACAAAAAGCTAAATAATGGACTGGAGTTTTACGGAGGGTTGAAAAATTTATTGAATTTTATTCCAAAAAATCCAATAATGCGCCCCTTTGACCCGTTTGATAGAAATATAGAAGATCCGGTAAATAATCCGCATGGTTATACATTTGACCCGAGCTATAATTATGCTTCGTTACAAGGTATAAGAGGCTTTATTGGAGTCCGTTACAATTTATTCAAACAATGA
- a CDS encoding thioredoxin fold domain-containing protein translates to MKRLSLIITIAFVFTGIPSGFAQNTLHLDSYSRSGDKPFLFYLHTNWCIYCAMQNKVLKNKDIRQKVYEKYHFIDLNAESDIDIKWKEHVFKNAHPQKYTPHPFVIHLLGGQNIGYPAWIITDKDLNLKFVYPGFLKKKQLLKLLEFRQ, encoded by the coding sequence ATGAAAAGGCTGAGTTTAATCATAACGATTGCATTTGTATTTACAGGTATTCCAAGTGGATTCGCACAAAATACACTTCATCTGGATTCCTATTCCAGATCAGGAGATAAGCCTTTTTTGTTCTACTTGCACACCAATTGGTGTATATATTGTGCAATGCAGAATAAAGTGCTTAAGAATAAAGATATTCGTCAAAAAGTATATGAAAAATATCATTTTATTGATCTTAATGCAGAATCTGATATTGATATAAAATGGAAAGAACACGTTTTTAAAAACGCGCATCCACAGAAGTATACACCCCATCCGTTTGTGATACATTTGCTGGGCGGACAAAATATTGGATACCCCGCCTGGATTATTACTGACAAAGATTTGAACCTGAAATTTGTGTATCCGGGTTTCTTAAAGAAAAAGCAATTATTAAAGTTATTAGAATTTCGGCAATAA
- a CDS encoding DinB family protein, giving the protein MEKTAILTPEELLKNWQGHRNLTRKVIELFPEKELFEFSIGGMRPFSEMVKEFLAIAVPGLKEFVSDTTKPFEEDHQLKTKAQLLQAWDEATVAISDLWSHIPHEKFREMNNLFGQYNFPVIDNIQYFIDNEIHHRGQGYVYLRALGIEPPFFWERN; this is encoded by the coding sequence ATGGAAAAGACAGCAATTTTAACCCCAGAAGAATTATTAAAAAATTGGCAAGGACACCGAAACCTAACCAGAAAAGTTATCGAACTTTTTCCTGAAAAAGAATTATTTGAGTTCTCTATTGGAGGTATGCGTCCTTTTTCAGAAATGGTAAAAGAGTTTTTAGCTATCGCCGTTCCTGGGTTAAAAGAATTTGTAAGTGACACAACGAAACCTTTTGAAGAGGATCATCAATTAAAAACTAAAGCCCAATTGCTGCAAGCCTGGGACGAAGCTACCGTTGCTATTTCTGATTTATGGAGCCATATTCCACATGAGAAATTCCGAGAGATGAACAACCTTTTTGGACAATACAATTTCCCCGTAATAGACAATATTCAATATTTTATAGATAATGAAATTCATCACAGAGGACAAGGTTATGTATATCTTAGAGCTTTAGGTATTGAACCGCCCTTCTTTTGGGAGAGAAACTAA
- a CDS encoding chromate resistance protein ChrB domain-containing protein, producing the protein MKWITRDRPKIDRIACPWLIKRFVDPNAEIIYVPYKDVLTEAQKLDAIPFDLPNVEYTHYHNQCTFDYIIKKHQLKDPALFRIAAIVRGADTDRHDFAPQAAGLEAIFSGLAHNIKDDKKLLDIGMMIYDGLYSWATHLFKKKHSQDGPIEQMLLQVYHQYLKQEKGKKTPEWAKTLKELIQDQLDTNMTLSLQQASEELEINPAYLSREFSKYFDDLSFGDYMRKLRIEKACELIEKTGHSLTEIGYLSGFSDQSHFNRIFKKFTGQSPSVYRKSVKK; encoded by the coding sequence ATGAAATGGATTACCCGCGATAGACCTAAAATTGACCGTATTGCCTGTCCGTGGCTTATTAAACGTTTCGTAGATCCGAACGCGGAAATCATCTATGTGCCGTATAAAGACGTGTTGACAGAAGCACAAAAGCTGGACGCGATCCCTTTTGATTTGCCTAATGTTGAATATACACATTATCATAATCAGTGCACTTTCGATTATATTATCAAAAAGCATCAATTAAAAGATCCTGCATTGTTTCGTATTGCTGCGATCGTTCGTGGCGCCGATACTGATCGGCATGATTTTGCACCGCAAGCTGCAGGACTGGAAGCTATTTTTTCGGGATTAGCGCACAATATCAAAGATGACAAAAAACTGTTGGATATAGGGATGATGATATATGATGGACTCTACAGTTGGGCAACACATCTATTTAAAAAGAAGCATTCGCAGGACGGACCGATAGAACAAATGTTATTACAGGTTTATCATCAGTACCTAAAACAGGAAAAGGGTAAAAAAACACCTGAATGGGCCAAAACCTTAAAAGAACTGATTCAAGACCAGCTAGACACGAACATGACCCTGAGCTTACAGCAGGCATCTGAAGAATTGGAAATCAATCCTGCATATTTGTCCAGGGAGTTCTCCAAATACTTTGACGATTTGAGCTTTGGTGATTATATGCGTAAACTGCGAATTGAAAAGGCTTGTGAACTCATCGAAAAGACCGGACATAGTTTGACTGAAATCGGCTATCTTAGTGGTTTTTCTGACCAAAGCCATTTCAACCGTATTTTTAAAAAATTCACAGGTCAAAGTCCATCTGTCTATCGAAAATCAGTAAAAAAGTAA
- a CDS encoding chromate transporter gives MTNKKYTLKDITLYFLKLGTWGFGGPVALVGYMHRDLVEEKQWLTEEEYKEGVALAQLAPGPLAAQLGIYIGFVHYGLLGATLAGLAFVLPSFIMVVTLGVVYQLYSGLPWMREIFYGVGAAVIGIISISAYKLTLKSVGKVNLADIKDNWLLWIFYLIAVVVTVITQQEEVVLFIGCGLLYMVIKAPPAWIKKPNTLPVLFFTSAGFWNYSKETLEEIGLFFLKAGAFVFGSGLAIVPFLHAGVVNDHHWLNENQFVDAVAVAMVTPGPVVITVGFIGYLVNGFPGAGVAALATFLPCFLFTVILAPYFKKIAKNSSIKAFVDGITAAVIGALVASVIVIATRSIVDVPTALIALASGLILIYVKKVTEPQLIAFAAILGIIIKNIL, from the coding sequence ATGACAAATAAAAAATATACATTAAAAGATATCACACTCTATTTCCTAAAGCTTGGTACATGGGGCTTTGGCGGTCCGGTAGCTTTAGTCGGCTATATGCACCGAGATTTGGTAGAAGAAAAACAATGGTTAACCGAAGAAGAATACAAAGAAGGAGTAGCTTTAGCACAGCTTGCGCCCGGGCCACTTGCTGCACAGCTTGGCATTTACATTGGCTTTGTACATTATGGTCTGCTTGGTGCCACACTTGCTGGTCTGGCTTTTGTATTGCCATCCTTTATCATGGTAGTAACATTAGGTGTGGTTTATCAACTATATAGCGGGCTACCCTGGATGCGTGAGATATTCTATGGCGTAGGTGCAGCGGTGATTGGCATAATTAGCATTAGCGCCTATAAATTAACTTTAAAATCCGTCGGAAAGGTTAACCTTGCTGATATCAAGGATAATTGGCTGTTATGGATATTTTACCTGATCGCTGTAGTGGTTACGGTGATTACACAGCAGGAAGAGGTAGTGCTCTTTATAGGCTGTGGACTGTTATATATGGTTATAAAAGCACCTCCGGCCTGGATAAAGAAACCAAATACCTTACCGGTGCTCTTTTTTACCAGTGCCGGATTTTGGAATTACTCAAAAGAAACGCTGGAGGAGATTGGTCTGTTTTTTCTAAAAGCAGGTGCTTTTGTATTTGGTAGCGGCCTGGCAATTGTACCATTTCTTCACGCCGGTGTGGTTAATGACCATCACTGGCTAAACGAAAACCAATTTGTTGATGCTGTAGCTGTAGCTATGGTTACACCCGGACCTGTAGTAATTACGGTTGGATTTATCGGTTATCTCGTAAATGGCTTTCCTGGCGCTGGCGTTGCTGCCCTGGCTACTTTTTTACCTTGTTTTTTATTTACTGTTATTTTAGCGCCTTACTTCAAAAAGATTGCTAAGAATTCCAGTATCAAAGCATTTGTAGATGGTATAACAGCAGCCGTAATTGGCGCACTGGTTGCATCAGTTATTGTTATTGCTACTCGTTCCATAGTCGATGTGCCTACCGCACTTATTGCACTAGCCAGTGGCTTGATTTTGATTTATGTAAAAAAAGTGACAGAGCCGCAGCTCATCGCATTTGCAGCCATTTTAGGGATAATCATTAAAAACATTTTATGA
- a CDS encoding helix-turn-helix transcriptional regulator, with translation MDDLSLKKFDRVVSILTSLQSKRTVKAQELADKFNVSLRTIYRDIKTLEASGVPLIGEAGIGYSIVEGYRLPPIMFTKQEASSFVTAEKLMASFADKNIRESFQSGVEKVKSVLKSADKDWLQAIDNQIAIYHQKKLFNETLPHVLETVLESIASKKQINLFYKSFNEEYTKRIIEPVGVFNEYSYWYILGYCTLREDYRKFRTDRIEGLTLTDIAFTKEHGSIEELRKRDSSENKRLIRILVDKSVTKYLTGTKKYYGFIKEQTKDNLVEMDFMAEEQYDEYFVRWLLMFADYATIIEPVSLKDKIREMLNRIVARL, from the coding sequence ATGGATGATCTAAGCTTAAAAAAATTCGATCGGGTTGTATCTATATTAACAAGCCTCCAATCAAAAAGAACTGTTAAAGCGCAGGAACTGGCGGATAAATTCAATGTAAGTCTTAGGACAATCTATCGCGATATAAAAACACTGGAAGCTTCTGGTGTGCCACTTATTGGCGAAGCCGGAATCGGCTATTCTATAGTAGAAGGCTATCGTTTACCACCCATTATGTTTACAAAACAGGAGGCCAGCAGTTTTGTAACGGCAGAAAAGCTGATGGCTTCTTTTGCGGATAAAAACATCAGAGAATCTTTTCAGTCTGGTGTCGAGAAAGTCAAATCAGTATTAAAAAGTGCGGATAAAGATTGGCTACAGGCCATAGATAACCAGATAGCAATTTACCATCAGAAAAAGCTGTTCAATGAAACACTTCCACATGTTCTGGAAACTGTTTTGGAAAGTATAGCCTCAAAAAAACAAATCAACCTTTTCTATAAATCCTTTAATGAAGAATATACCAAAAGAATTATAGAGCCGGTTGGCGTCTTTAACGAATATAGTTATTGGTATATCTTGGGTTATTGTACTTTACGTGAAGACTACCGGAAATTTAGAACAGATAGGATAGAGGGATTGACATTGACAGATATAGCCTTTACCAAAGAACATGGAAGTATAGAAGAGCTGAGGAAAAGGGATTCCTCTGAAAATAAAAGATTGATAAGGATTCTGGTAGATAAGAGTGTGACTAAATACCTTACCGGAACAAAGAAATATTACGGATTTATAAAAGAGCAGACAAAGGACAATCTGGTAGAAATGGATTTTATGGCAGAGGAACAGTATGATGAATATTTTGTCCGTTGGCTTTTGATGTTTGCCGATTACGCGACTATAATAGAACCCGTTTCTTTAAAAGACAAAATAAGGGAAATGCTGAATAGAATAGTTGCGAGGCTTTAA
- the smpB gene encoding SsrA-binding protein SmpB encodes MAAKITNNINIRNKKATFEYNILEKFVAGIKLLGTEIKSIRQSKANIGDSFCAFINGELYVRNMDIAEYSHGSFYNHEAKRDRKLLLTKKELKKLIIKGEDKGLTIIPLRIFINERGFAKMEIALAQGKKSFDKRESIKERDIKREMDRMVK; translated from the coding sequence ATGGCAGCCAAGATTACAAATAACATTAATATTAGAAACAAAAAGGCAACTTTTGAATACAACATTCTGGAGAAGTTTGTTGCTGGTATTAAGCTGCTGGGAACTGAAATAAAATCTATCCGACAAAGTAAAGCTAACATTGGCGATTCTTTCTGTGCTTTTATAAATGGCGAACTGTATGTAAGAAATATGGATATTGCAGAATATTCACATGGTTCTTTTTATAATCACGAGGCCAAAAGAGACAGAAAACTCCTGCTTACCAAAAAGGAGTTGAAAAAACTGATAATAAAAGGTGAGGATAAGGGGTTAACTATTATTCCACTTCGAATTTTCATTAATGAAAGGGGATTTGCCAAAATGGAGATCGCCTTGGCGCAGGGTAAAAAATCTTTTGATAAACGTGAATCTATTAAAGAACGTGATATCAAGAGAGAAATGGACCGTATGGTAAAATAA
- a CDS encoding MgtC/SapB family protein: MLSWGEITIRLVLAASLGAAVGLERERKDWAAGMRTHMMVCVGASLTTMVSAFGFFDILGTAHVTLDPSRIAAQVISGIGFIGAGTILFLKQGIIKGLTTASGLWTVAAIGLASGSGMYFAAAITTVLAIIILWVLQPLEKRISHLFHKKILRVSLDAAVDPIKFLDKIWKAEKIKLSNFSIEKSDHELTIEMKFKNLHRDSLVTILNEIQKEFQIKKMYWE, translated from the coding sequence ATGTTAAGTTGGGGGGAGATAACTATTCGCTTAGTACTTGCTGCTTCTTTGGGAGCGGCAGTTGGGTTAGAACGTGAAAGAAAAGACTGGGCAGCAGGTATGCGAACCCATATGATGGTTTGTGTGGGTGCTTCCTTAACCACGATGGTATCGGCTTTTGGTTTTTTTGATATTCTGGGAACAGCGCATGTAACATTAGACCCCTCCAGAATTGCAGCTCAAGTAATAAGTGGTATAGGTTTTATCGGAGCCGGTACAATTTTATTTCTCAAACAAGGTATAATAAAGGGGTTAACTACCGCTTCCGGTTTATGGACCGTGGCGGCAATAGGATTAGCATCTGGGAGCGGTATGTATTTTGCAGCCGCTATTACTACCGTTTTAGCAATTATTATTCTGTGGGTACTACAGCCTTTGGAAAAGAGGATATCTCATCTTTTCCATAAAAAAATATTAAGAGTATCATTGGATGCCGCGGTAGACCCAATAAAGTTTTTAGACAAAATCTGGAAAGCAGAAAAAATTAAACTCTCTAACTTTTCAATAGAAAAAAGTGATCATGAGCTAACTATCGAAATGAAGTTTAAGAATTTACATAGGGATTCGCTGGTTACCATCCTGAATGAAATACAGAAAGAATTTCAGATAAAAAAAATGTATTGGGAGTAA
- a CDS encoding YeiH family protein, which yields MSLKSFSFSEDWIAVILGLALVFLTLFGVNVPMPSFNWSNLTELTDSVLSMSNLMAILVQFVVLYITAIAGAALLGKSVKLLLVVFPSIYFLTIIALVFAGNAVVKEYNLEAVIFSLSIGLLISNFFNLPEWFKSALSTELYVKIGLILLGTTVIFRDILKAGSLGLIQALVVVVSVWYFAFWICKKLKIDKEMSLMLSSAVSICGVSAAIATSGAIKGDSKKLSYVISLVLITAIPMMICMPYIASWLGLSQQVTGAWLGGSIDTTGAVVASGSLVGDEALKISTIVKFSQNVLLGIAAFFISIYWTYSKSVDEETKKEKPTLKIIWERFPKFVVGFVFASLLFSFFVSKDTNDLVKGSLKSIQGLWFALAFTSIGLETNFKDLFKQDNKKPLYAFLVAQTFNIIVTLIIALLLFD from the coding sequence ATGTCATTAAAATCATTTTCCTTTTCAGAAGATTGGATTGCTGTTATTTTAGGTTTAGCCTTGGTGTTTTTAACTCTATTTGGGGTAAATGTACCGATGCCTAGCTTCAATTGGTCCAATTTAACAGAGTTGACAGATTCGGTATTATCAATGTCCAATCTAATGGCCATACTGGTACAATTTGTTGTATTGTACATAACGGCCATTGCCGGTGCTGCATTATTGGGCAAAAGTGTAAAGTTACTGTTAGTCGTTTTTCCTTCCATATATTTCTTGACGATTATAGCATTAGTTTTCGCAGGAAATGCGGTAGTAAAAGAATACAATCTGGAAGCGGTAATCTTTAGCTTAAGCATCGGTTTGCTGATTAGTAATTTCTTCAACTTGCCAGAATGGTTTAAATCGGCTTTAAGCACAGAACTTTATGTGAAGATAGGTCTAATCCTTTTGGGTACAACTGTAATTTTTAGGGATATCTTAAAGGCAGGTTCTTTGGGCTTAATCCAAGCATTGGTTGTTGTAGTATCCGTTTGGTACTTCGCTTTTTGGATCTGTAAAAAGCTGAAGATAGACAAAGAAATGTCATTGATGTTATCTAGTGCAGTATCTATTTGTGGAGTTTCGGCTGCAATTGCAACATCTGGTGCCATAAAAGGAGACAGTAAGAAATTGTCATACGTAATTTCTCTGGTTTTGATTACCGCTATTCCAATGATGATCTGTATGCCTTATATAGCTTCGTGGCTTGGGCTTTCTCAGCAAGTAACCGGAGCTTGGTTAGGTGGTTCTATTGATACCACGGGAGCTGTTGTAGCTTCTGGATCTTTGGTAGGAGATGAGGCTCTGAAAATCAGTACCATTGTGAAATTCTCACAGAATGTATTGTTGGGTATAGCTGCTTTCTTCATCAGTATCTATTGGACTTATTCCAAATCTGTAGACGAAGAAACCAAGAAAGAGAAACCTACTTTGAAGATTATCTGGGAGCGGTTTCCAAAATTTGTGGTCGGTTTTGTATTTGCATCTCTGTTATTTTCTTTTTTTGTTTCAAAAGATACCAATGATTTGGTTAAAGGTAGTTTAAAAAGCATTCAGGGACTTTGGTTTGCTTTGGCATTTACATCTATAGGTTTGGAAACCAATTTTAAAGATTTATTCAAGCAAGATAATAAAAAGCCGTTATATGCATTTTTAGTGGCACAGACTTTTAATATTATAGTTACACTGATTATAGCCTTGTTGCTTTTCGATTAG